In the genome of Roseofilum casamattae BLCC-M143, the window GTAGAAGTCCCCGGAGTTGTAGGAATCAAAATTCACAGATGGTGCAGATCGAGTTTCAAAAAGTTCAATCTCTTATGGTACAGCCATGGGATAAGCCATATGATGTAGTTAAAACTACTTTTTTTACCTAATGTTGCGGAACATAACGGTTGTGCTTTGCTCGGGACAGTGGCACAATCTGAGAGCCGAATGGTGTTCTATTCGGTTTCAGTCATAGGCGTAGTGGCGATCGCGGTGAGAGGAGACGACGTTGTTAAGGGCGAATAAAGGAGGACTCTGGAGTGGGAAAGGTCGGATTGCCAGATTGTTGGGAAACCGCCAATGGTGGTTGAAGGCGAATTTGCTGAAAAGCTTAGTTCGCCGAGATTTAGCAGCTCGTTACCAAGGCTCGATTTTGGGAAATCTTTGGCCGTTGCTCAATCAGTTATCTCAACTGCTGATCTATACTTATGTGTTTTCCATTGTCCTGAAGGTGAAACTCAGCCTTCAGGGAATGGCAGCGAATAATCTGACGTTTGGGTTGTGGTTATTTGCCGGAATTTTGCCGTGGACGGCGTTTATGACGGGGTTGCTCCAGTCTTCTAATTCGGTCATCGGACAGCCAAATTTGGTGAAGAAGGTAGTATTTCCTTTGGAGTTATTGCCGTTGGTTCCGGTGCTCAGCGCGTTTATTGAAAGTTCCATGGGTTTAATTGCGCTAATTGTCTTAACGGGAACGATTACGCACAATTTGCATGGTACTCTGTGGTTACTGCCTTTAGCGTGGTTGCCGCAACTGCTGCTGACAGCGGGATTGGGCTATTTGGTTTCGGGATTAACGGTGTTCTTGCGCGATATTCCGCAAAGTTTGGCAGTGATTACGAATTTGTGGTTTTATTTAACTCCGATTGTTTATCCAGCTACGATTATTCCCGAACCTTGGCGCGGTTTGGTCTTCTGGCTCAATCCTCTGGCCGCGATCGCGGAAACCTATCGCGATATGATTCTAGTCGGTCGGATGGAACATTGGGGGGAATGGTCTACTGCCCTGGTCATTTCTCTGCTAATGTTTGGAGGGGGTTTGTGGGTCTATCGCAGACTGCGCCCTGCATTTGCTGATGTAATCTAGAGGAATGATTCTTCTGGTATGTTGAGGCTGTGTTCGCGATCGCTGTTACCCGGTTCTAGTTAATTTTATGAGTGAAATTGCGATTTCACTAAGCGGAATTTCTAAGTCATTTAAGCGATATGCTCATCCCGTCGATCGCTTGAAAGAATTATTGCTTCCTGGCAAAAGTCGGGGACATCAGTTTTGGGCCCTGCAAGATATTAGTTTGGATATTCCTCGAGGGCAAACTTTAGGTATTGTCGGACGCAATGGTTCGGGTAAAAGTACGCTACTTCAAATTATTGCGGCGACGCTAACTCCAACGACAGGAGATGTACGGGTCAATGGACGGATTTCAGCGTTGTTGGAACTCGGGAGCGGATTTAATCCGGAGTTTACCGGTCGGCAAAATGTGTTTTTTAACGGCCAGTTGTTGGGACTGACGCAACCGGAAATTCAGGAAAAGTTTGAGAGTATTGTCCATTTTGCCGATATCGGTGAATTTATTGACGAGCCGGTAAAAACTTATTCTAGTGGAATGTTCGTGCGCTTGGCGTTTGCGGTGGCAACTAGCGTAGAACCGGATATTTTGGTAGTCGATGAAGCTCTATCCGTGGGCGATGAGGCGTTTCAGCGCAAATGTTTTGCTCGAATTCAGGAAATTAGCGATCGCGGCGGGACGGTGTTATTTGTCTCTCATGCTGCTTCTTCTGTAGTGGAATTGTGCGATCGGGCAATTCTGATGGATAAAGGCGAAATTATTCTCAGCAATACTCCAAAATTCGTAGTAGCTAAATATCAGGAATTAATTTATGCACCGGCTGATAAAAGTGCGATCTTGCGCGAAGAATTAAAACAACTGAATCAACAAAAAACAACCGAATCATCAGTTCCATCCTCCAAAAATGGACAAGCTCCGCAAAAAACAGGAGACCCTGAAACAAAACCTCTCGGAAGTTTAGGAGACTACTACGATCCCAACCTGAATCCAAAGAATACTCTCTCTTATATCTCCAGAGGCGCCGAAATTATCGATCCTCATATCGAAACATTATCCGGTCGAGTCGTCAATCATTTAACCCGAAGGCAGCCTTATATTTATACCTTCAAAGTCCACTTTTCTAAGCTGGCGCAAAATGTCCGCTTTGGAATGCTCGTCAAAACAATTAGCGGGTTAGAATTAGGAGGTGCTTCCGTTAGTCCATCCTTTCATAAAATATCTCACTTTGAAGTCGATCGCATCGTCACCATTCGCTTTTCGTTTGAATGTTTTCTGCATCCAGGCGTCTATTTCCTCAATGCTGGCGTTTCCGGTATGGTCGATGAAGAATTTATCTATCTCGCGCGCTGCATTGATGCGGCTATGTTTCGCGTTAATCCCGATGAATCTGTCTGCGGAAATGGAACCGTTGACTTTAAAATTGAACCGAAATTAACGATGGAAACCACCTTAGAACGAGCAGGGGAAACAGATTAGAAACAATAGGCGATCGCTAACTAATCCTTTCTCCAACGAGGTTTCTATGTACTAATTTCCAACGGAACATTCGTTACCTCATCCAAACTCTGAGGATCGATAGTAGGCAATGTAATTGTTACCGTCGATCCCTTATCTTTACCTTCACTGTAAAATTCTATCGTTCCTCCCATCATTTCGACTAACCGCTTAGCAATAGCTAAACCCAAGCCCGTCCCTTCATACTTACGGGTTAAACCGCCATCAATTAAAACAAAGTTTTGAAACAACTTAACTTGGTCTTCTGGATCGATACCAATACCCGTATCTTGAATCGCAACTGCGACCTTTTTTGGTCGGGGAACATCATCGCAATCTTCTAAATAAGTAACTACACTAATGGTAATGCCACCTCGAGAAGTAAACTTTATCGCATTATCAATAATATTAGTAAAGACTTGTTCCAAATATTCCATATCCCCTTCAATAGCAATTTTTTCTTTTTGTTCGGGCTGCTGCCCTTTATACATCCAGGACAAGTTTTTCGTTTTAATGTCGGGAATATGCGCGTCAACAACTGCTTTTAATGTCTCATTTAAATTCACCGGCTGAAAGGTTATAATTAGGTCTCCTTGTTCGATGCTGCGCAAGGTTAAAATATCATCAATAATCACCTTGAGCTTGATACCAGAGTCGTAAATTTGCTGCAACATTAATGACTCGTCGTCCTCGTCATCGCAAAACCCATCTTGGATTAACTGGACCGAACCAATAATTCCGTTTAACGGCGTTCTTAAGTTGTGCGAAATAGCAGTAAGAAACTCTGTCTTCAATTCGTTAGCAACATTCGCTTCTCGTCGGGCTTTTTCTAGCTCTCCGGCCCAACTATTTAATCGTTGCACCATACTATTGAGTGCCGCAGCTAGTTCATTCAGTTCTTTAATTTTAAAGTCAGTGTTAATCATTTCTGGATTAACACTCCATTCAATACTCAGGGCATGTTCTCCTAATTTTTCGACTGGGGAAATCAGCGCTCGCGTGAGAATGAACGTGGCAGTTAAACTCGCTGCAATTAATCCCAGAACGAGATTAATTAATGTTTGTTGAATTTCTGCGAGTCCAGAAAGCGCACCATCTAAAGGAGCGATCGCTAACACGGTCCATGTCTTATCAATATCTGTTGCAGTCGGATCGTCAATAGCATAATACCCAGCAATAACTTCTTGGTAACTAGAATCGAAGAACGGTAAATGCAGAAAGTGATTGTTGCGATCGCTGGCATCTCGTACAATATTTCTCAGTCTAGATTGTAGATTCCGATTCGATTCGTCAGCAATATTAGTACCAATACGGTTCGTATCGATATGGGCTACAATTCTC includes:
- a CDS encoding ABC transporter permease, which translates into the protein MARLLGNRQWWLKANLLKSLVRRDLAARYQGSILGNLWPLLNQLSQLLIYTYVFSIVLKVKLSLQGMAANNLTFGLWLFAGILPWTAFMTGLLQSSNSVIGQPNLVKKVVFPLELLPLVPVLSAFIESSMGLIALIVLTGTITHNLHGTLWLLPLAWLPQLLLTAGLGYLVSGLTVFLRDIPQSLAVITNLWFYLTPIVYPATIIPEPWRGLVFWLNPLAAIAETYRDMILVGRMEHWGEWSTALVISLLMFGGGLWVYRRLRPAFADVI
- a CDS encoding ABC transporter ATP-binding protein; translated protein: MSEIAISLSGISKSFKRYAHPVDRLKELLLPGKSRGHQFWALQDISLDIPRGQTLGIVGRNGSGKSTLLQIIAATLTPTTGDVRVNGRISALLELGSGFNPEFTGRQNVFFNGQLLGLTQPEIQEKFESIVHFADIGEFIDEPVKTYSSGMFVRLAFAVATSVEPDILVVDEALSVGDEAFQRKCFARIQEISDRGGTVLFVSHAASSVVELCDRAILMDKGEIILSNTPKFVVAKYQELIYAPADKSAILREELKQLNQQKTTESSVPSSKNGQAPQKTGDPETKPLGSLGDYYDPNLNPKNTLSYISRGAEIIDPHIETLSGRVVNHLTRRQPYIYTFKVHFSKLAQNVRFGMLVKTISGLELGGASVSPSFHKISHFEVDRIVTIRFSFECFLHPGVYFLNAGVSGMVDEEFIYLARCIDAAMFRVNPDESVCGNGTVDFKIEPKLTMETTLERAGETD
- a CDS encoding sensor histidine kinase; the protein is MLLLTVPVLLILQYATYRKARSSLLETARYNLTESALEKAESLETSINAIADILETASEASALQFGSLSGIEPYLSKLSQRFPTTAVCLQLYDRVTQNAIASTCNPEATAALQDSTLRPKLSTESLTNVEINTILPETLAGTDRESTAAEQLYLQAIAPVKRGSAQEQYILVANVILSLPHSIEKKSLSGYTAIIDDSERIVAHIDTNRIGTNIADESNRNLQSRLRNIVRDASDRNNHFLHLPFFDSSYQEVIAGYYAIDDPTATDIDKTWTVLAIAPLDGALSGLAEIQQTLINLVLGLIAASLTATFILTRALISPVEKLGEHALSIEWSVNPEMINTDFKIKELNELAAALNSMVQRLNSWAGELEKARREANVANELKTEFLTAISHNLRTPLNGIIGSVQLIQDGFCDDEDDESLMLQQIYDSGIKLKVIIDDILTLRSIEQGDLIITFQPVNLNETLKAVVDAHIPDIKTKNLSWMYKGQQPEQKEKIAIEGDMEYLEQVFTNIIDNAIKFTSRGGITISVVTYLEDCDDVPRPKKVAVAIQDTGIGIDPEDQVKLFQNFVLIDGGLTRKYEGTGLGLAIAKRLVEMMGGTIEFYSEGKDKGSTVTITLPTIDPQSLDEVTNVPLEIST